ACGGGACACCTGGAACTCGGGCCCCGTGACGTTGTCCGGCGTGATCCGCAGGTTGAACTGCGTCCGCGCGACGCTGAAGCCGATCTGGTCCTGCGCCGAGGACGCCCACGCTCCGCCCACACCCGCGAGTACCGCCAACACTCCCACACCCCGACGCAATGACTGGCTGTTGCGCTTCATGGATAGGACTCTCCTCGCTGACATGGCCAATGTGTAACGTCCCCGGGCCGCCGACATACCGGCGGCGGCCGGGTCCCTTCGAAGGGAGGCCTACTTGCCGCCCGCTGCCCCGCTCCCCTGCCCTGACGCCGGGCCCAGCAGGTGCTTCTCGAAGAACATCAGCGCCGTCGTCTGGGCCATGTCCCGGTTGGTCTTCTTCTGGAACCCGTGCCCTTCGTCCGTGGCCAGCAGGTACCAGACGTCCGAGCCCTTCTTGCGCACCGCCTGGACGATCTGCTCCGCCTCCGACTGCGGCACGCGCGGGTCATTGGCCCCCTGCTGCACGAAGAGCGCCGCGCGAATCTTGTCCACCGACCCCAGCGGCGAGATGCGCTCCTGCACCTTGCGCACCTCCGGGTTGCGCTCGTCGCCGTACTCCGCGCGCCGCAGGTCCCGCCGGTACGCCTGCGTGTTCTGCAGGAACGACGGCAGCGACGAGATGCCCACCACGTCCACCGCCGCCTTGATGCGCTCCGGGAAGAACGCCGCCGCCGCCAGCGTCATGTAGCCGCCGTACGAGCCGCCGTAGATGCCCACCCGCGCCGCGTCCAGCTCCGGCCGGGAGGCGACGAAGTCCAGCGTGGCCCCGATGTCCGCCAGGCTCGCCTCGCGCTTCACGCCGTCATCCATGGCGCGGTACGCCTTGCCGTACCCTTCCGAGCCGCGCACGTTGGGCAGCAGCACCGCCATGCCCAGCTCCGTCACCATCAGCTGGGTCTGCGCGCTGAAGATGGGCTGGCTCTGTCCCTCCGGGCCGCCGTGGAACATCACCACCACCGGCACCTTCCCCTTCGCGTTCTTCGGCAGGTACAGGAACGCCGGCACCTTCACGCCGTCCGTGGACGGGTAGCGCACCAACTCCGGCTCCACGAACGTCTCCGGATCCAACCCGCCCACCTCCGAGCGCGTCCAGCGCGTGGTCTTCTTCGTGCCCAGGTCCACCGTGAAGACGTCCAGCGGCACGCGCGCCGACGTCAGCGAGAACGCCACGCGGTCCGACCGCCTGGCCGGGAAGCGGACCTGCGAAAGCACCCCGCGCGGCGTCTCCACCGGCGACAGCGCCTGCGTGCGCGTGTCCAGCAGGTACAGCCGGCCGAAGCCCTCCTCGTTGATGGCCACCGCCAGCTTGCGCCCGTCCGGAGACAGCTCCAGGTCCTGCACGTTCCAGCGCACCGACTTCGTCAGCGACGGCGGCGCGGCCGGAGGCGCGCCCGTGAGCGGCAGCCGGTACACCTCCGCGAAGTCGCTGTAGCGGTCCGTGGCCACGTACACGCCCTGCCCGTCGTGCGTGAAGACGGCGGCGTCCACGCTGCCCTTGCCCTCCTTGGGCGTGAGCTGCGTGCGCGTGTTCGTCTTCACGTCCACCACGCTCAGGTCCGCGTCATCCGCCGCGCGGTACTGGCGCACCAGCAGCTTGGAGCCGTCCTGGGAGAACTCCAGCGGCGCCCAGCTGCCCTCCACCTCCGTCACCCGCTTCGCCTGCTTGGGGTCCGCCGTGGGCGCCACGTACACGTCGGTGTCCTTGCCGTTGCGCCCCGTGCCCGCGTACGCGAGCCAGCGCCCGTCCTTCGACACCACCAGCTCCTCATGCCGGCTCTTGCCGTCCGTCAGCAGCTCCGAGCGGCCCGTGCGCCGGTCCAGCTTGAGCACCTGGTAGAACTCTCCACCGCCCGTGTCCTGCAGGTAGAAGATGATCTGCGGATTGCCCGGCAGGAAGCGCGCCCGGTTGATGGGCTCCTTCGTGAAGGTGAGCTGCGTGCGCGCACCCAGCGGCATCTCCACCAGGTGCAGCTGGTTGACGTCCGCGAAGCGCGTGGAGATGAGCACCTGCTGGCCATCCCCGCTCACGTCCAACAGCTGCGCGGAGCGGGACTCCAGGTACTGCTGCACGCGCTGGGAGAGCGCGGGCGGCACCGCCGGCACGCCGCTCACCCACAGGTTGGGCAGGCCGGGCAGCGGGGCGATGCCGGGGACGGCGGACGGTGCCTTCGCGGCGGCGGCCGGAGCGGGGGGCGTCTTCGACGGCGCCGGCGCGGGCGTCTGCGCCGTGAGCAGGGACACGATGAGCGGAAGGGACGCGAGGTTCATGGTGCCTCCGACCCTACCAGCGCCGTCGTGTTCCCTGGCATCCACGCGCGCCATTCCGCTCTCCTCGCGCGATGATGCGTTTTGAACACGGGATGGCCCGGGCGGGGTGCCGCGCCGCGGCGGCCGGGCGACCGTGACCGCGGGCCGGGTGATCGCCTCCTGCCGCCCCTTGCAGCCCTCCGCGCCCGTGATGCCCGGGACTTGCGACGTGCGCCGGTGCACAACGTCGCGGGCGGACAGTGGCCCTTGCGTGGGGGTTCGCCCGCGTGGGGGTGATGCCCACCCTTACCCCTGTCGACATCGGTGCCGAGCCGCGTCCGCGGCCCGCCGAGGAGGGGACTTCGACATGGCCTGGATGCGGGGGAAGACACTGCTCGTCGTCGCGCTCACGTCGCTGGGGGTGCTCGCGCCCGCGTGCGGTGGCGGCTCGGCGGAGGACTCCGACACGCCTCCCACCCAGGACGGGCCGGTGCTCGTCCCGCCGACCCAAGCGCAGCTGCGCATCGTGCAGGCCGCGCCGGGCGCTCCCGCGATGGACGTGTACCTCGCGGGCAACCCCACGCCCGTGGCCCGGGCCGTGGCCTATGGCGCCACCACGCCCTATCTCACGCGCGACGCGGGCGCTGTCACCGTGGAGCTGCGGCCCACGGGCGCGGCGGCGGACTCACGCCCTGTCGTGTCCCAGCCGGTGGGCATGGAGGCCGGGACGCGCTGGACGGTGGTGGCCGCGGGGGCCTTCGGGTCCTCGGACTCGGACGCGGCGATGCGCACGATGCTCCTGCGCGACAACACCGTGCCCGCCGACGGAGGCCAGACGCGCGTGCGCATCGTCAACGCCGGCACGGACGCGCCGACGGTGGACGTGGACCTGGGCAATGACGGCTCGGTGGAGGTGGGGGCGCTCGCGCGCTTCAAGGACTCTGGAGAAGCAGCGCTGGTGCTTCCCTCCGGCGCCGCGTTCCAGGTGGGCCTGCGCACGGGCGGACAGGCGCTGACGTCCTTCACCGTGCCCGCGCCCGGCTCCGGCACCGACACGCTCGTCGTCGCCACCGGCCTCATGTCCGCCCCGGCGCGCGCGGGCGACGGCTTCTCGCTGCTCACCGCGGGCCGCGACGGCACGCTGGCCATCCTCCGGCAGAACCCCACGGTGTACGTGCTGCACGCGTCGCCGGACGCACCCGCGCTGGACCTCTTCGCCAGCGACCGCGAGCTGTCCGGGGGCCTCGCCTACGGCGCGCTGTCCTCACCGCTCCAGGTGCCGCCGGGCGCGTACACGCTGGACTTCTTCGCCGCCGCGTCCGGGACGGAGCGCCCCACGAGCGCGCCGGTGGTGACGGCGACGACGCCCACGCTCGTCCCGGGCGAGCGCTACCTGATGGTCGCCGCGGGCTACCTCGTGCCGCCCCGGCCGGCGGCGTCTGCCTTCACGCTGCTGCCCCTCACGGACCGCTTCGCGAGCGACCCGTCCAACCTGCGCCTGCGCTGGGTGCACGCGGCCGCGGACACGCCCGCCGTGGACGTGGGCCCGCTGGGCTCGGAGCGCCGGGTGCTGCCGGACGCGCCCTTCCTCGACGTGCCCTTCGCCTCCGGCACCGCGCAGGACGGCCTGCCGCTGCCCTCCGGGGGCACCGTCACGCTGGGCGTGGTGCCGTCCAACGACGCCAACCGCGCGCCGCGCACCAGCTTCTCCGTGACGCCCCAGCCGGACACGCGCGTCTTCGCCGTCGCCACCGACACGCCCGGCTCCGCGCCTGGCAGCTGGGACCTCCAGTTGCTGTGGGTGGACACCACTCGCACGCCGTGGACCGTGAGCACGCGGGCGCATGGGCCCTGACCTCAGAACGCCCAGCCCAGGTTGAGCAGGATGCGCTGGGTGAGGTTCCACGACGACTGGTGGACCCGCACCCACTCCGTCCCGCCGCCACTGCCCAGTCGGACGGTGTCATAGGCGAGCGCATCACGCCGGGCTCCAAAACCCACGCCGCCCTGCACGGTGAAGCCGGGATCCACCACCACGGTGTATCCCAGGACCGCCATGCCCCCCACGGACCAGTTGTCCGCGTGGGTGTCCTCCGGCTCCGGGCTTCCCAGGAGGCTGCCCACCGTCCCGTTGGTGCTCCGGCCCACGGCCACCTCCAGGCGCGGTGACAGCCACAGTCCCTCGGGTGCCCGGCCTGTCAGGTAGAAGCGCGCCGAGGGCGCCAGGCCGAACTGATAGAACGAGCGGTTGTAGCCCTCCCTCCCGCTGATCTCCTCCTCTTCGAACCGCGTCCGTTCGTGGTTGAAGGTCGCGGACACGCCCAGCCCCAAGGAGAAGCGCTCCCCCATCACGCGCTCGCCCTCCAGTGACAACTGACTCAGGTTGTTGAGGGGGACGGACACCGTCACCACGTTGCGCCGCTCCACCGGGAACGACCCCGTGGTGACGCCCTCCTGCGCGAACGCCGCCGCCGACACGAACACCCACGACACACCCAGCTTCCACTTCATCGCGACCATGTGATGAACCCCCGTCATGGAGCAGGACCCCCAAGGTCCGCCATGCGGGGGATGCCCATCGCAATCGATGTGCCAGCGTGCTCGCAGAGGGAGCGGTGCGGTGGTGACGTCTGACATCGTGACAACGTGTCCCCGGCGCGAGGGGACACGCGTGTCACCGTGTCACGGCGGCGAGAGCTTCGCCTGGGCCTGCTCGCGGCGCAGCTGGAGCACGCGCACGTCCGGGTCCACCAGCAGCCGCTCCGGCTCGAACTCCGAGCGCAGCGTCACCCGCACCGCTTCACCCGCGCCGGGCTCCACGCGCGTCAGGGCCTCCGCGGAACCCAGGGGCGCGGCGGACTCACCGTCCTTCGTCACCGTCACCTCCACCGGCATGCGGCCCGTGCCCACGTTCGTCACCGTCGCCGTGGTCACCCACTGGCCGCTGTCCTTCGTCACGCGCGCGTCGGTGACGCGGTACTCGGGCACCACCACCTCGAAGAAGGCCTGCCGGGTGAAGCGGTCGAAGTTCTCCTTCGACGGAGCGAAGGGGCGCAGCACCGCGATGAAGTCCTGCAGCACCGGGTGGTCGGCGTTGTTCATGTATTGCTTCAGGAAGGCCTGGAGCCCCGCGTGCATCGCGTCGCGGCCCATCAGGTCCTCCAGCATCCAGAACGTCCAGCCGCCCTTCTCGTAGAGGACCACCGTGTCGCCGTCGCGCGAGCCGTCCAGCTTCACCAGCGGCTGCTCCGCGTCCACGCGCCGGTCCTTGCCGTAGCGCTCCTCCATGCGCTTCGCGGTCTGCCGGCGAGCCTCCTGCCCGTCGAGCTGCTCGATGAGCTTCAGCGACGAGTAATGCGACATGCCCTCCGACAGCACGTTGCCGCCGGGCCCCTTGCCGGGGATGAGCAGGTTGCCCCACCACTGGTGCGCGGCCTCGTGCGCGGTGACGAGCAGCACCGCGTTCGACTCGGGCGTCGTCCGCGTGAGGAACCCGATGGACTCCGAGAACGTGATGTCCGTGGGGAAGCCCTGCGCGTAGGTGTCCAGGCCGGCGAACTCGGACAGCTTCAGCTCCGCCCAGGGGAACGGGTGGAACCACTCCGAGTAGTACCGGCGCGCGGCCTCCAGCCCCCGCATCATCTCCGGCACGTTGTAGCCATGCGCGGGGTCGTGGAACACCACCGTGCCCGCGCCGTCCACGCGGGTCCACTTGCCCGCGATGACGTTGAAGAAGCTCACCGGATGGTCACTCCGCCACACGGTGGTGCGCCGGCCGTCCTTCACCGTGTCGCTCTCGCGCACGCCCACGGAGTTGAGCGTGT
This DNA window, taken from Corallococcus coralloides DSM 2259, encodes the following:
- a CDS encoding DUF4397 domain-containing protein gives rise to the protein MAWMRGKTLLVVALTSLGVLAPACGGGSAEDSDTPPTQDGPVLVPPTQAQLRIVQAAPGAPAMDVYLAGNPTPVARAVAYGATTPYLTRDAGAVTVELRPTGAAADSRPVVSQPVGMEAGTRWTVVAAGAFGSSDSDAAMRTMLLRDNTVPADGGQTRVRIVNAGTDAPTVDVDLGNDGSVEVGALARFKDSGEAALVLPSGAAFQVGLRTGGQALTSFTVPAPGSGTDTLVVATGLMSAPARAGDGFSLLTAGRDGTLAILRQNPTVYVLHASPDAPALDLFASDRELSGGLAYGALSSPLQVPPGAYTLDFFAAASGTERPTSAPVVTATTPTLVPGERYLMVAAGYLVPPRPAASAFTLLPLTDRFASDPSNLRLRWVHAAADTPAVDVGPLGSERRVLPDAPFLDVPFASGTAQDGLPLPSGGTVTLGVVPSNDANRAPRTSFSVTPQPDTRVFAVATDTPGSAPGSWDLQLLWVDTTRTPWTVSTRAHGP
- a CDS encoding S9 family peptidase; amino-acid sequence: MNLASLPLIVSLLTAQTPAPAPSKTPPAPAAAAKAPSAVPGIAPLPGLPNLWVSGVPAVPPALSQRVQQYLESRSAQLLDVSGDGQQVLISTRFADVNQLHLVEMPLGARTQLTFTKEPINRARFLPGNPQIIFYLQDTGGGEFYQVLKLDRRTGRSELLTDGKSRHEELVVSKDGRWLAYAGTGRNGKDTDVYVAPTADPKQAKRVTEVEGSWAPLEFSQDGSKLLVRQYRAADDADLSVVDVKTNTRTQLTPKEGKGSVDAAVFTHDGQGVYVATDRYSDFAEVYRLPLTGAPPAAPPSLTKSVRWNVQDLELSPDGRKLAVAINEEGFGRLYLLDTRTQALSPVETPRGVLSQVRFPARRSDRVAFSLTSARVPLDVFTVDLGTKKTTRWTRSEVGGLDPETFVEPELVRYPSTDGVKVPAFLYLPKNAKGKVPVVVMFHGGPEGQSQPIFSAQTQLMVTELGMAVLLPNVRGSEGYGKAYRAMDDGVKREASLADIGATLDFVASRPELDAARVGIYGGSYGGYMTLAAAAFFPERIKAAVDVVGISSLPSFLQNTQAYRRDLRRAEYGDERNPEVRKVQERISPLGSVDKIRAALFVQQGANDPRVPQSEAEQIVQAVRKKGSDVWYLLATDEGHGFQKKTNRDMAQTTALMFFEKHLLGPASGQGSGAAGGK